One Candidatus Cloacimonadota bacterium genomic window carries:
- a CDS encoding glycosyltransferase family 4 protein: MKIAINCCYYGKTSGGIKEYIYNLVINLLREDKKNSYLFYVSIDDLDYWIETMPAEATYKIFPFKRRQKIKRALLQPNFWKKEYEIEKFAIFHSPFFHVPYIEGCKKIITVHDLRFRRYPGSYTFFRRIYVRHAFQRSLKMVDKIITVSEFTKKEILSFYSFDPNHIIPIHEAVDQTRFKISFDDELLLEKTGLKNNYLLTVGHLEPRKNYPLLIKAIEELNRDSAHQMTLVIVGKKNYKYQPTLRAIDKAKNVKYLDFVDHETLLSLYKNALLFIFPSIYEGFGFPPLEAAQFGVPSVVSNVSSIPEICGDGALYFDPFSKEDLIRAIKEAIEKRTELQKKAIANLERFSWKLTAKKTSELYKELTS, translated from the coding sequence ATGAAGATCGCAATCAACTGCTGTTATTATGGCAAAACATCCGGAGGTATAAAGGAATATATCTACAATCTGGTAATTAATCTTTTAAGGGAAGATAAGAAGAACAGCTATTTATTCTATGTTTCGATCGATGATCTTGATTATTGGATCGAAACCATGCCGGCAGAAGCAACATACAAGATCTTTCCCTTTAAGCGTAGACAGAAGATAAAGCGTGCTTTGTTGCAGCCTAACTTCTGGAAAAAAGAATATGAAATAGAAAAATTCGCTATATTTCATTCACCCTTCTTTCATGTTCCGTATATAGAGGGATGTAAAAAGATCATAACTGTCCACGATCTAAGATTCCGTAGATATCCTGGTAGTTATACCTTTTTTAGACGCATATATGTCAGACATGCTTTTCAAAGATCGCTCAAGATGGTTGATAAGATCATAACAGTATCAGAATTCACCAAAAAAGAGATCTTATCCTTCTACTCTTTTGATCCAAACCATATCATACCGATACACGAAGCAGTTGATCAAACAAGATTCAAGATCAGTTTTGATGATGAGCTATTACTCGAAAAGACCGGCTTAAAAAATAATTACCTGTTGACTGTAGGTCATTTGGAGCCACGCAAGAATTACCCTCTTCTGATCAAAGCAATAGAGGAATTGAACAGAGATTCTGCTCATCAAATGACCTTGGTTATAGTCGGTAAGAAAAATTATAAGTATCAACCAACCCTAAGGGCGATTGATAAGGCGAAAAATGTCAAATATCTGGACTTTGTTGATCATGAAACCTTATTGAGCTTGTATAAAAATGCCCTTCTCTTTATCTTCCCTTCTATATATGAAGGGTTTGGGTTTCCTCCATTGGAAGCAGCTCAGTTCGGTGTTCCTTCTGTAGTAAGCAATGTATCGAGTATTCCTGAGATCTGTGGAGATGGGGCTCTCTATTTCGATCCTTTCTCAAAAGAAGATCTGATCCGTGCCATTAAAGAAGCAATCGAAAAAAGAACAGAACTACAAAAGAAGGCAATCGCAAATCTGGAGAGGTTTTCATGGAAATTGACAGCTAAAAAGACCAGCGAGTTATATAAAGAGTTGACTTCATAA
- a CDS encoding glycosyltransferase family 4 protein, with translation MPKIKILRIITRLNIGGPAIHTVLLTAYLNNEQFESHLVAGKIEDNEADMSYFAAQHDVTPIYVKKMSRELRFLQDWHAFIDIFRIIKKIKPDIVHTHTAKAGMLGRSAAILLRVPIIIHTFHGNVFREYFGKLKTCLFIFIERALAHFTTKIIAISQQQKNELIAYKIASEKKIAVINLGFQLDSVIPSTRDRNKFRSRYNIPADGVLIGIVGRLVPVKNHQLFLEIAHELLQKRDIYFAIIGDGELRESLEEEIKKRNIAHRVLITGFIEDLKPVYSDLDLVLLTSNNEGTPVAVIEAMACQKIVMSTKVGGVEDLIIHGVNGFIFPPKEKEGFVKEIANWLHHPEQYQNIGSEAYRSVIEKFSLETLINNIKALYEELRAKSEELRAKGEGRRG, from the coding sequence ATGCCTAAGATAAAGATCCTGCGGATCATAACAAGATTGAACATCGGGGGACCGGCAATACATACGGTCCTTTTAACAGCATACCTTAACAATGAGCAGTTTGAATCTCATCTGGTAGCGGGAAAGATCGAAGATAATGAAGCAGATATGTCATACTTTGCAGCCCAACATGACGTTACCCCTATTTATGTTAAAAAAATGAGCCGTGAACTGAGATTCTTACAGGATTGGCACGCTTTTATCGACATCTTCCGGATAATCAAGAAAATAAAACCGGATATAGTTCATACCCATACTGCAAAAGCGGGCATGTTGGGGAGATCAGCTGCTATCCTGCTGAGAGTACCAATAATAATCCATACCTTTCATGGGAACGTGTTCCGAGAATATTTCGGTAAGCTGAAAACCTGTTTATTTATCTTCATTGAAAGAGCCCTGGCTCACTTTACCACTAAGATAATCGCTATCAGCCAGCAACAGAAGAATGAGCTCATTGCTTATAAAATTGCTAGTGAGAAAAAAATAGCGGTGATCAATCTCGGTTTTCAGTTAGATAGTGTTATTCCATCGACAAGAGATCGTAATAAATTCAGAAGTAGATACAACATCCCTGCTGACGGAGTACTTATCGGTATTGTTGGAAGATTAGTGCCCGTTAAGAATCATCAGCTCTTTTTAGAGATCGCTCACGAATTGCTGCAAAAGAGAGACATCTATTTTGCCATTATAGGTGACGGAGAACTCAGAGAGAGTCTTGAAGAGGAGATCAAGAAGAGGAATATTGCTCATAGAGTTTTAATTACCGGATTTATTGAAGATCTTAAGCCGGTCTATTCAGATCTTGATCTGGTTTTGTTGACCTCAAACAATGAAGGTACACCGGTTGCTGTCATAGAAGCCATGGCTTGTCAAAAGATAGTGATGTCAACAAAAGTCGGCGGGGTTGAAGATCTGATCATTCATGGAGTCAATGGATTCATCTTCCCACCTAAAGAAAAAGAGGGATTTGTAAAAGAGATCGCTAACTGGCTCCATCATCCTGAACAATATCAAAATATAGGATCAGAAGCTTATCGATCAGTCATAGAAAAGTTTTCTTTAGAGACACTAATAAACAATATCAAAGCTCTCTATGAAGAACTAAGGGCTAAGAGCGAAGAGCTAAGGGCGAAGGGCGAAGGGCGAAGAGGATGA
- a CDS encoding O-antigen ligase family protein — translation MIEKESLTSNSHSLRLFTSLLAFLAILLISTAFALFTMASWTVFFYFVIGYLLVTESKVGLVAFALSYHIIFTSFNAVTGTYLPQLFYGVFVIVLLLIFYANVIGFQIRLPSLKMDKYVLIMILYLAISVFFITPDRDFGSEKLRNFITNVILFYIPILLVKLGSDFNAVVKGIVIFGAFFTGFCLLSLFGLETFFGGDIHGRFSTLGLNSIWVARHLTFSILANLYFIKIYLEQPEKNIGKISILIFLVLLQGFLTFLTGSRGPLLSIIVAIAFIVLISIRLRFFYIIVIALVSIILVLAFIQFMPSHIADRLLSRDPKSQITVQLRLAANLQALELFWQNKIAGAGLGSFRGVSFLRFPHNVFTETLAELGLIGFSIFMLILLAGVNYLIKMSKKIDRSILYLIIAFFITAVVNINFGELIGGTYYLYFSLGLIYCARVLSLDQEEKKELSTNEQR, via the coding sequence ATGATTGAAAAGGAATCGCTTACTTCTAATAGTCACTCCCTGAGATTATTTACATCCTTATTGGCTTTCTTAGCGATATTGTTGATATCAACGGCTTTTGCCCTCTTTACAATGGCAAGCTGGACAGTCTTTTTCTACTTTGTTATCGGCTACCTGCTGGTCACGGAAAGCAAGGTCGGATTAGTTGCCTTTGCGCTTAGTTATCATATTATTTTTACCAGCTTTAATGCAGTAACCGGCACCTATCTACCTCAGCTATTTTATGGAGTTTTCGTAATTGTCTTATTATTAATCTTTTATGCTAATGTCATTGGTTTCCAGATCCGTCTGCCGTCACTAAAAATGGATAAGTATGTCTTGATAATGATCTTGTATTTAGCAATCTCGGTCTTTTTCATCACCCCAGACAGAGATTTCGGTAGCGAAAAGTTAAGAAATTTCATAACCAATGTTATCCTGTTTTATATTCCTATTTTATTAGTAAAGTTAGGGAGCGATTTCAATGCTGTAGTTAAGGGGATCGTTATTTTCGGTGCCTTTTTCACAGGATTTTGTCTGTTAAGTCTATTTGGTTTAGAAACATTCTTCGGTGGTGATATACACGGAAGATTTTCCACACTGGGATTGAATTCCATCTGGGTCGCCCGTCATCTCACTTTCAGTATTCTGGCTAATCTTTACTTCATAAAGATCTATCTCGAACAACCGGAAAAGAATATCGGCAAGATATCTATTCTCATCTTCTTGGTGCTTTTACAGGGTTTTCTGACCTTTTTAACCGGCTCGAGAGGTCCGCTTTTATCAATAATAGTGGCGATTGCATTCATTGTCCTGATCTCAATCCGTCTCCGCTTTTTTTATATCATAGTCATAGCACTCGTCTCGATCATTCTTGTACTCGCTTTTATACAGTTCATGCCGTCTCACATAGCTGACAGATTGCTCTCCAGAGATCCTAAAAGCCAAATCACTGTTCAATTAAGACTTGCAGCAAACTTACAGGCATTAGAACTGTTTTGGCAGAATAAAATTGCCGGAGCTGGTTTAGGGAGTTTTCGGGGAGTATCATTCTTGCGTTTCCCCCATAATGTCTTTACCGAAACCCTGGCTGAATTAGGGCTGATAGGTTTCTCGATCTTCATGTTGATCTTGCTTGCCGGAGTGAATTACCTGATCAAGATGAGCAAGAAGATCGATAGATCCATTTTATACTTGATAATTGCTTTTTTTATCACTGCTGTCGTGAATATAAATTTCGGAGAGCTCATTGGTGGTACTTATTATCTCTACTTTTCATTAGGTTTGATCTATTGTGCGAGGGTATTATCTCTTGATCAAGAAGAGAAAAAAGAGTTGTCCACGAATGAACAGAGATGA